One genomic window of Polyangium aurulentum includes the following:
- a CDS encoding tetratricopeptide repeat protein gives MVSDLDRSSLCARARQATLLAAACLLLAIPGTATASDPMEDAKRAETLFNEGRAAVKRGDYVTACPKFEESLKLVRRPGTLFNLAECEEHEGRLVTAVQYWKEGIVVLEPGDKRLAPSKKRLAETEPRIPKLTIQVAANLPKDARVTLDGKDVEAVGKEIPVNPGEHTVALSAPKRADQKVKVKIAERERREVTVSLGAVILEPPKVVAAPEPFYIGPQRIAGIVVAGVGVLGFIGAGVTGGLVLSTQDRLATSCPDNQCLTKAAYDEAQMGKTLLTVNTVMWGVGIAGALAGAGLFVAGGRSAKEKRGTSFVVGPQGITVRGSF, from the coding sequence ATGGTAAGCGACCTCGATCGCTCGAGCCTCTGCGCGCGGGCGCGCCAGGCGACGCTCCTCGCCGCGGCTTGCCTGCTCCTCGCGATCCCCGGGACTGCGACCGCTTCGGATCCCATGGAGGACGCGAAGCGTGCCGAGACCCTCTTCAACGAGGGCCGGGCCGCGGTGAAGCGGGGCGACTACGTGACGGCGTGCCCGAAGTTCGAGGAGAGCCTCAAGCTGGTGCGGCGCCCCGGGACGCTCTTCAACCTCGCGGAGTGCGAGGAGCACGAGGGGCGTCTGGTGACGGCGGTGCAGTACTGGAAGGAGGGCATCGTGGTGCTCGAGCCTGGCGACAAGCGGCTCGCGCCCTCGAAGAAGCGCCTCGCGGAGACGGAGCCGCGCATCCCGAAGCTCACGATCCAGGTGGCGGCGAACCTGCCGAAGGACGCGCGCGTGACGCTCGACGGCAAGGACGTCGAGGCCGTGGGCAAGGAGATCCCGGTGAACCCGGGCGAGCACACGGTGGCCTTGTCGGCGCCGAAGCGCGCGGACCAGAAGGTCAAGGTGAAGATCGCCGAGCGCGAGCGGCGCGAGGTGACGGTGAGCCTCGGGGCGGTGATCCTGGAGCCGCCGAAGGTGGTTGCCGCGCCGGAGCCGTTTTACATCGGGCCGCAGCGCATCGCGGGGATCGTGGTGGCGGGCGTGGGCGTGCTCGGGTTCATCGGAGCCGGGGTGACGGGGGGGCTCGTGCTCTCGACCCAGGATCGGCTCGCGACGTCGTGCCCCGATAACCAGTGCTTGACGAAGGCAGCCTATGACGAGGCGCAAATGGGCAAGACGCTGCTCACCGTGAACACGGTCATGTGGGGCGTGGGGATCGCGGGGGCGCTTGCGGGGGCGGGGCTCTTCGTCGCGGGCGGCCGCAGCGCCAAGGAGAAGCGGGGGACATCGTTCGTGGTCGGCCCGCAGGGCATTACCGTGCGAGGGAGCTTCTGA